Proteins encoded within one genomic window of Solibaculum mannosilyticum:
- a CDS encoding FprA family A-type flavoprotein → MHCTRKITDSISWVGGCDRRLALFENLFPLPRGVAYNSYLIMDEKTALIDTVDSSISRQFVENVLSVLNGRTLDYLVVNHMEPDHCANIADLMLRFPDLKIVGNTKTFTFIRQFYNMDLEGHTITVQEGDTLSLGQHTLRFYFAPMVHWPEVMVTYEESEKLLFSADAFGSFGALNGALFNDEVDFDRDWLSDARRYYGNIVGKYGPQVQSALKKLSGLDIRMICPLHGLVWRNDLGYLLDKYDHWSRYQPEEHTVAIFYGSMYGDTENAVDLLASGLVEAGVKNISVYDVSSTHVSTLISEVFRCSHLVLASPTYNNGIYPAMLNFLHDMKALNLQNRTVALIQNGSWAPASANQMKALLSEMKGMQILDPVVTIKSSPNDDTMAPLIQLKESILSSLSNL, encoded by the coding sequence ATGCATTGTACCAGAAAAATAACCGATTCTATCAGCTGGGTAGGCGGATGTGACCGTCGTCTGGCACTGTTTGAGAATCTCTTCCCCCTCCCTCGTGGTGTCGCCTACAACTCCTATCTGATTATGGATGAGAAAACTGCACTGATTGATACGGTGGATTCCTCTATTTCCCGCCAATTTGTGGAGAACGTTCTCTCCGTCTTAAACGGCAGGACATTGGACTATCTGGTTGTCAATCACATGGAGCCGGATCATTGCGCCAATATCGCTGATCTCATGCTGCGTTTTCCGGATCTAAAGATTGTCGGAAATACCAAGACATTTACTTTTATCCGGCAGTTCTATAACATGGATCTAGAGGGACATACCATCACCGTTCAGGAAGGCGATACCCTCTCCCTCGGCCAACACACATTGCGTTTCTATTTTGCCCCAATGGTGCATTGGCCGGAGGTCATGGTTACCTATGAGGAAAGTGAAAAGCTTCTCTTTTCGGCCGATGCTTTTGGTAGTTTTGGCGCCTTAAATGGAGCGCTGTTTAACGATGAAGTGGACTTTGATCGGGACTGGTTATCGGATGCACGGCGTTATTACGGAAATATCGTGGGCAAATACGGGCCGCAGGTACAGTCGGCATTGAAAAAATTGTCTGGCCTGGATATCCGTATGATCTGTCCGTTACATGGTCTAGTCTGGCGCAATGATTTGGGATATCTCTTGGACAAATACGATCATTGGAGCCGATACCAACCGGAAGAGCATACCGTGGCTATTTTTTACGGTTCTATGTATGGGGACACGGAAAATGCTGTGGATCTTCTGGCCTCGGGCCTCGTGGAGGCCGGTGTGAAAAATATATCTGTTTACGATGTCTCCAGCACCCATGTCTCCACGTTGATCTCTGAAGTATTTCGATGCAGTCATTTGGTGCTGGCTTCTCCCACGTATAACAATGGAATTTATCCGGCCATGCTCAACTTCTTACACGATATGAAGGCATTGAATCTGCAAAATCGGACAGTCGCTTTGATCCAAAATGGCTCATGGGCGCCTGCCAGTGCCAACCAGATGAAGGCATTATTAAGTGAGATGAAAGGAATGCAGATACTCGATCCTGTCGTTACCATTAAGTCATCTCCAAATGATGATACAATGGCACCTCTCATTCAATTAAAAGAGAGTATTCTCTCTTCTCTATCCAATCTATGA
- the gpmA gene encoding 2,3-diphosphoglycerate-dependent phosphoglycerate mutase, translated as MSYQLVMIRHGESLWNKENLFTGWTDVDLSENGINEANQGSILLKDAGFHFDVCYTSYLKRAIHTANYVLQGLDEEWIPMIKTWKLNERHYGALQGLNKSETAAKYGEEQVKIWRRSFDVCPPLLDQNDSRNPALQPMYQSVPSSELPLAESLKDTVARVIPYYEQCIRKDIQSGKKVLIAAHGNSLRALVMYLDGLSAEQILDLNIPTGVPLVYELNDQLQAVNHRYLGDEQLVKAKMQAVKNQGSK; from the coding sequence ATGAGCTATCAATTGGTAATGATTCGGCACGGTGAAAGTCTTTGGAATAAAGAAAACCTCTTTACCGGCTGGACCGATGTGGATCTTTCTGAAAATGGAATAAACGAAGCAAATCAGGGAAGTATTCTTTTAAAGGATGCAGGATTCCATTTTGATGTTTGCTATACCTCTTACTTAAAGCGGGCTATCCATACGGCCAACTATGTATTGCAAGGTCTCGATGAGGAATGGATCCCCATGATCAAAACATGGAAACTCAACGAGCGTCATTACGGGGCGTTGCAGGGACTGAATAAATCGGAAACAGCCGCTAAATACGGCGAAGAACAGGTGAAAATATGGCGCCGTTCTTTTGATGTCTGTCCCCCTCTGCTGGATCAAAATGATTCCCGCAATCCCGCTTTACAGCCTATGTATCAATCAGTACCTTCCTCTGAACTCCCTCTGGCTGAGAGTCTAAAGGATACAGTGGCAAGAGTCATCCCCTATTATGAGCAATGCATCCGGAAGGATATCCAATCGGGCAAAAAGGTGCTGATCGCCGCCCACGGAAATTCTCTCCGAGCCTTGGTTATGTATTTGGATGGACTTTCTGCAGAACAAATTCTTGATCTGAATATTCCCACCGGAGTACCGCTTGTTTATGAATTAAACGACCAGCTGCAAGCTGTGAACCATCGTTATCTCGGTGATGAACAGCTGGTGAAAGCCAAAATGCAAGCTGTTAAGAATCAAGGATCCAAATAA
- a CDS encoding ZIP family metal transporter: MQPILWASIGTGFTFLMTTLGAAMVFFFWKAVNAKIQRIFLGFAAGVMIAASVWSLLIPAIEEAESTGGIGWIPAAGGFVLGIAFLMLMDVLLPHLHLDANKPEGLKSSWKRTTLLVLAVTLHNIPEGMAVGLSFALAAQHGGDSATLSAAMALALGIGIQNFPEGAAISLPLRQEGISPKRAFLYGSMSGIVEPIFGILVVLIAGSIQPLMPWLLSFAAGAMMYVVVEELIPEAHLGEHSNVGTLGVMSGFLIMMILDVALG, encoded by the coding sequence ATGCAACCTATTTTGTGGGCGTCCATTGGAACGGGTTTTACGTTTTTGATGACGACATTGGGCGCAGCCATGGTATTTTTCTTTTGGAAAGCGGTCAACGCCAAAATCCAACGGATTTTTTTAGGATTTGCAGCAGGGGTTATGATCGCAGCATCGGTATGGAGCCTCCTAATCCCAGCCATTGAAGAAGCCGAATCCACAGGAGGGATCGGATGGATCCCGGCAGCAGGTGGATTTGTCCTCGGCATCGCCTTTCTCATGTTGATGGATGTACTGCTTCCGCACTTGCATTTGGATGCCAATAAGCCGGAAGGCCTAAAATCCTCTTGGAAAAGAACAACCTTATTGGTGCTGGCTGTAACGCTGCACAACATTCCAGAAGGGATGGCGGTAGGGTTATCCTTTGCATTAGCGGCGCAGCATGGTGGGGATTCTGCGACCTTATCGGCAGCGATGGCGCTCGCTTTAGGCATTGGTATTCAAAATTTCCCCGAAGGAGCTGCCATTTCTCTTCCGCTTCGGCAGGAAGGGATCTCCCCAAAAAGAGCTTTTCTTTATGGTAGTATGTCGGGCATTGTAGAACCGATCTTTGGAATCTTGGTGGTGCTGATAGCGGGATCCATTCAGCCTTTGATGCCGTGGCTATTATCGTTTGCCGCCGGTGCCATGATGTATGTGGTAGTCGAGGAGCTTATCCCGGAGGCTCATTTGGGAGAACACTCCAATGTGGGGACTCTTGGTGTGATGTCAGGTTTTCTAATTATGATGATTTTGGACGTTGCGCTGGGATAA
- a CDS encoding AAA family ATPase — protein sequence MSFRIVTISREFGSGGHRIGKMVAEKLGIQYYDNELVTKIAEKSGFAQSFIQEHGEETNATNSLLFSLSNWGTYYNYTVSDQLYFAQRRVIEELANKAPCVIVGRCADYILRERTDCLNVFIHANMDFKRKRIIELYGEKGTNLDKKILEKDKRRKAYYKYYTNQSWGEALNYHLCLDSGIIGLEKCADVIAQLMG from the coding sequence ATGAGTTTTCGCATAGTTACCATCAGCCGAGAGTTCGGCAGTGGAGGACACAGAATTGGAAAGATGGTGGCCGAAAAATTGGGCATCCAATATTATGATAACGAATTGGTAACCAAGATTGCAGAAAAAAGTGGATTTGCCCAGTCCTTTATTCAAGAACACGGAGAGGAGACCAATGCTACAAACAGTCTGCTGTTCAGTTTGAGCAACTGGGGAACGTATTATAATTATACCGTTTCAGATCAGCTCTATTTTGCCCAGCGCAGGGTGATTGAAGAATTGGCAAACAAGGCGCCTTGTGTAATTGTGGGCCGATGTGCAGACTATATCTTGCGGGAACGCACCGACTGTCTTAATGTATTCATTCACGCCAACATGGATTTTAAAAGAAAGCGTATTATAGAGCTTTATGGGGAAAAGGGTACCAACTTGGATAAGAAGATTCTTGAAAAAGATAAGAGGAGAAAAGCCTATTACAAGTATTATACCAATCAAAGCTGGGGAGAGGCTTTAAATTATCATCTGTGTTTAGACAGCGGCATTATTGGTCTGGAAAAATGCGCCGATGTAATTGCCCAGCTCATGGGTTAA
- a CDS encoding sirohydrochlorin cobaltochelatase, with protein sequence MRQAVLAVHLGVNCPDAEKAMDSIDKVIKEAAPGVDFFRVLANASSVGKAFLLGLDETFCRLEKEGYTHIAVQSTYLLDGVKYREIKACVDKWKPRFTQLLLADPLLSSTGDLRYLAEGLNNMYPNKEGETLVMVGHGTDCFSNVVYPALQGIFHTMGRDDIVIGTIEGWPDFKNVIKWLSCIPSTDLHLVPLMMTAGKHACRDIAGEKDSWKSKLEQAEYQVRCTIKGLGGTPIIQQLMVRHLTEVMGQLKCMERR encoded by the coding sequence GTGAGACAAGCGGTATTAGCAGTGCATTTGGGGGTCAATTGTCCTGATGCGGAAAAGGCGATGGATTCGATAGACAAAGTCATCAAAGAGGCTGCACCAGGGGTAGATTTTTTTCGGGTGTTGGCCAATGCCTCATCGGTAGGAAAGGCTTTTCTTTTGGGACTGGATGAAACATTTTGCCGTTTGGAAAAAGAAGGATACACACACATTGCTGTACAATCTACCTATCTATTGGATGGTGTCAAATACCGCGAAATTAAGGCGTGCGTGGATAAATGGAAACCGAGATTCACGCAGTTGCTTTTGGCTGATCCGCTGCTTTCAAGCACGGGCGATTTAAGATATCTTGCCGAAGGGCTGAATAATATGTATCCAAACAAAGAAGGCGAGACATTGGTGATGGTCGGCCACGGGACAGACTGTTTTTCCAATGTGGTATATCCTGCCTTGCAGGGGATCTTTCACACTATGGGCCGGGATGATATTGTGATCGGCACAATAGAGGGTTGGCCTGATTTTAAGAATGTGATAAAATGGTTGTCGTGCATTCCAAGCACAGATTTGCACTTGGTTCCCTTGATGATGACGGCGGGAAAGCATGCCTGCCGCGACATTGCAGGGGAAAAGGACAGCTGGAAATCCAAGTTGGAACAAGCTGAGTACCAGGTGCGTTGTACCATAAAGGGGCTTGGCGGAACACCGATAATACAGCAATTGATGGTACGGCATCTCACAGAGGTTATGGGACAATTAAAATGTATGGAAAGAAGATAA
- a CDS encoding ABC transporter substrate-binding protein, which produces MRGFRIVAVMLIALAFFTGCTVEDGGQSSVQPQNSSVSQDENSASQPVTFTDALGYEVTVNSWSRVVSLYGSFGETWVLAGGQLTGTTNDAVKERNLDLGDDVAIVGTVQQPNLEEILALNPDFLILSADTAEHVDLHQALNDAGIVHAYYRVDEFSQYLDMLEQFCSMTGRQDLYEKNGLEIQKQIDATLKAVEGQPHPSALLIRAFSSGAKAKGEDNLAGVMLRDLGADNLVSQYESLLEDVSVEEIIAADPDFIFVVTMGSSEEKALAYMEDHLESNPAWAGLSAVKNGRYIVLPKDLFHYKPNALWGESYAYLAKILYPDLAAEIQ; this is translated from the coding sequence TTGCGCGGTTTTCGAATTGTTGCAGTAATGTTGATTGCGTTGGCTTTCTTCACAGGATGTACAGTAGAGGATGGGGGACAATCATCTGTCCAGCCGCAAAACTCCAGCGTCTCACAGGATGAAAACTCCGCTTCCCAGCCGGTGACCTTCACCGATGCTCTGGGATACGAGGTGACGGTAAACAGTTGGAGCCGAGTGGTTTCTCTTTACGGAAGTTTCGGGGAGACATGGGTTTTGGCAGGAGGACAGCTTACCGGTACGACAAATGATGCTGTTAAAGAACGAAATCTGGACTTAGGAGACGATGTTGCTATTGTAGGCACAGTCCAGCAGCCTAATTTAGAAGAGATCTTGGCTTTAAATCCGGATTTCCTCATCTTATCTGCCGATACTGCCGAACATGTCGACCTACATCAAGCACTAAACGATGCAGGCATTGTCCATGCTTATTATCGAGTGGATGAATTCTCGCAGTACTTAGATATGCTGGAACAATTCTGTTCCATGACCGGGCGTCAAGACCTTTACGAAAAGAATGGCCTGGAGATACAAAAGCAAATCGACGCCACACTCAAAGCAGTGGAAGGACAACCTCATCCATCGGCACTGTTGATTCGAGCCTTCTCCAGCGGTGCTAAAGCGAAAGGGGAGGACAATCTAGCAGGCGTTATGTTGCGCGACTTAGGGGCGGACAATCTGGTTTCTCAGTACGAGAGCCTATTGGAAGATGTGAGTGTTGAAGAGATCATCGCTGCTGATCCGGATTTTATTTTTGTAGTTACAATGGGTTCCAGCGAGGAAAAGGCCCTGGCCTATATGGAGGACCATTTGGAAAGCAATCCGGCTTGGGCGGGACTCTCAGCAGTGAAAAACGGACGTTATATTGTCTTGCCCAAGGATCTCTTCCACTATAAACCAAATGCCCTCTGGGGGGAAAGTTATGCCTATCTTGCGAAGATCTTATATCCGGATCTTGCCGCCGAAATCCAGTAA
- a CDS encoding FecCD family ABC transporter permease, with protein MPILRRSYIRILPPKSSKGKWAMLGILVVLLCAAILASIRCGSQNYTMGQIISSLKAGDQGDTVWRVVMHVRLPRTLACLLAGCALAVAGVLIQSVLNNAMASPSVIGVNAGAGFFALLAAIVFPEVAGLVSAASFLGALLATLLIYALASRAGLSRTTLVLAGIAVSSMLTAGINTITLLYPDAVIGATGFMLGGFSGVTFSAIQGAIVYLLIGLVMAALLATDLNVLQLGEESAASLGLHIGRTRFLAIVAAALLAGAAVSFAGLLGFVGLLIPHAARRLIGNDNVWLLPASALLGGVFVIFCDLLARMLFAPFELPVGIVMSLLGGPFFLFLLLRHKRSRVYG; from the coding sequence ATGCCTATCTTGCGAAGATCTTATATCCGGATCTTGCCGCCGAAATCCAGTAAAGGAAAATGGGCGATGCTGGGAATCCTGGTGGTTTTACTCTGTGCAGCGATTTTAGCCAGTATCCGTTGTGGAAGTCAAAATTATACGATGGGACAAATTATCTCCTCCCTGAAGGCGGGCGATCAAGGAGATACTGTTTGGCGAGTGGTGATGCATGTGCGTCTTCCTCGGACATTGGCCTGTCTTTTGGCTGGATGTGCATTGGCTGTGGCAGGTGTATTGATCCAGTCGGTCCTTAACAATGCCATGGCGAGTCCCAGCGTCATCGGAGTCAATGCAGGGGCAGGATTTTTTGCCTTGTTAGCGGCCATTGTATTTCCAGAAGTAGCCGGCCTTGTATCAGCGGCTTCTTTTTTGGGTGCTCTGCTGGCCACTCTTTTGATCTACGCCTTGGCCTCAAGAGCTGGTCTTTCCAGAACAACGCTGGTTTTAGCGGGCATTGCCGTCAGCAGCATGCTGACAGCGGGCATTAATACCATCACCCTTCTGTATCCTGATGCAGTAATCGGCGCGACAGGGTTCATGTTAGGCGGATTTTCTGGGGTGACGTTTTCCGCTATTCAGGGAGCGATTGTATATCTTCTGATCGGTCTTGTGATGGCAGCACTTTTGGCCACTGATCTTAATGTTTTGCAGTTGGGGGAGGAGAGCGCAGCCAGTCTGGGACTCCACATCGGACGCACCCGGTTTTTAGCCATTGTGGCAGCAGCCTTGTTGGCAGGAGCGGCCGTCAGTTTTGCGGGACTTCTGGGTTTTGTTGGACTTCTGATTCCTCACGCAGCCCGACGTCTGATTGGAAATGACAATGTTTGGCTTTTACCGGCTTCAGCCCTGTTGGGTGGCGTATTCGTAATTTTCTGTGACCTGCTGGCAAGGATGCTGTTTGCACCCTTTGAACTGCCTGTGGGTATTGTGATGTCCCTTTTGGGAGGACCTTTTTTCTTATTCCTGCTCCTGCGGCATAAAAGGAGTCGTGTTTATGGTTGA
- a CDS encoding ABC transporter ATP-binding protein has product MVEFCHVTAGYGGEPILKDLCFSIPEGKITSLVGPNGCGKTTLLRAAARQLPSVKGEIFLRHRPLESYERKEFARTAAFLPQMRNVPSITVERLVSHGRFPYLGLSRKMRSQDRQAVQKAMESTGVSQWALRELTELSGGQRQRVYIAMVLAQDPDIIFLDEPTTYLDLKHQFELLELLQKLNQEGKTIVMVLHDLSHALRYSHKIVLLEEGRLVADDTPEALFYQKQLDRVFQVCTHQAEEAYYFTPQKD; this is encoded by the coding sequence ATGGTTGAATTTTGCCATGTGACAGCCGGGTACGGAGGAGAGCCCATTTTAAAAGATCTGTGTTTTTCCATTCCTGAGGGCAAGATTACCTCTTTAGTGGGTCCAAATGGATGTGGGAAGACTACGTTATTGCGTGCCGCAGCCAGACAGCTTCCATCGGTAAAAGGGGAGATTTTTCTCAGACATCGTCCCCTTGAAAGCTATGAACGCAAGGAGTTTGCACGTACTGCAGCTTTTTTGCCGCAGATGAGAAACGTACCCTCTATTACTGTGGAACGGTTGGTTTCCCATGGCCGTTTTCCATATCTGGGACTTTCCCGGAAAATGAGGTCTCAAGATCGCCAGGCGGTGCAGAAGGCGATGGAATCCACCGGAGTCTCCCAGTGGGCCTTGAGAGAACTGACAGAGTTGTCCGGAGGTCAACGGCAAAGGGTGTATATCGCCATGGTCTTAGCCCAGGATCCGGATATTATCTTTTTGGATGAACCGACGACCTATTTGGATTTAAAGCATCAATTTGAACTTTTAGAGCTTTTACAAAAGCTCAATCAGGAAGGAAAAACCATTGTCATGGTGTTGCATGACTTATCCCATGCCCTGCGGTATAGCCATAAGATTGTATTGCTGGAAGAAGGACGGCTTGTAGCTGACGATACCCCAGAGGCTTTGTTTTATCAGAAGCAGTTGGATCGCGTTTTTCAAGTCTGTACCCATCAGGCAGAAGAGGCTTATTACTTCACGCCGCAAAAAGACTAA
- a CDS encoding helix-turn-helix transcriptional regulator: MAEIIDDAKRMLCVVEMTDELPALRAKLGLSQEEIADKLGMSRQTYNAIECKKRAMGWNTCLSMVTFFYHNPKTAVMLKNSGHIMELVNEVLT, from the coding sequence ATGGCGGAAATAATTGACGATGCGAAAAGAATGCTGTGTGTTGTAGAAATGACCGATGAACTTCCGGCTCTTAGGGCTAAATTGGGGCTATCCCAGGAGGAGATAGCCGATAAATTAGGGATGTCTAGGCAGACATATAATGCAATTGAGTGCAAAAAAAGAGCTATGGGATGGAATACCTGTTTATCGATGGTCACATTTTTCTACCACAATCCCAAAACAGCCGTTATGCTGAAAAACAGCGGGCATATTATGGAATTGGTAAATGAGGTGCTGACGTAA